A part of Bacillus thuringiensis genomic DNA contains:
- a CDS encoding CmcI family methyltransferase, which translates to MDTISNEFLKLYYDSNVWLHDTHWLGVPILKLPSDLFLYQEIIYELKPDLIIECGTCYGGSALYLASILDLIGKGHVVTIDIFPQPNRPSHDRITYVTASSVSVQAVQTILNMRKPADVILVILDSDHSKEHVAKELLLYQSIVTTGSYIIVEDTSINGNPVYPDWGPGPMEAVEEFLATNKNFIIDESKHKFFISFNPKGFLKKIK; encoded by the coding sequence ATCGATACTATAAGCAATGAATTTCTAAAACTTTATTACGACAGCAATGTTTGGTTACATGATACACATTGGCTCGGGGTCCCCATTCTCAAGCTTCCCTCTGATCTTTTTTTGTATCAAGAAATTATTTACGAATTAAAACCCGATTTAATTATTGAATGCGGCACTTGTTATGGTGGTAGCGCATTGTATTTAGCTTCTATATTAGATTTAATCGGGAAGGGTCACGTTGTTACTATTGATATATTCCCTCAACCAAATCGTCCATCCCATGACCGAATTACGTATGTAACAGCTTCTTCTGTTTCTGTACAGGCCGTTCAAACTATATTAAATATGCGCAAACCTGCTGATGTAATTTTAGTTATTTTAGATTCAGACCATAGTAAAGAGCATGTAGCAAAAGAACTTTTACTTTATCAATCTATCGTTACGACTGGCAGTTATATTATTGTAGAGGATACATCTATTAACGGAAATCCTGTTTATCCTGATTGGGGTCCTGGTCCAATGGAAGCTGTTGAAGAGTTTTTAGCTACAAATAAAAATTTCATAATCGATGAATCTAAACATAAGTTTTTCATATCATTTAATCCAAAAGGTTTTTTAAAGAAAATAAAGTGA